The genomic interval AGTCAGACGTTCATCGTGTAGGTCTTTCACGACTTCCAAAATCTCCTGTGTAATGGTTGTTGTTTGTTCATAGGATAATGTCGCTTGGCAACGATCTATTAATTGTTTTTTCCATTCATCAGGTAAATCGGTTGAAATAACGACTTCTTTGGCACCAACGGAATAAATCTCATTTAATGCTTCATCAAAATGAGAGCAAATTGCAACAAGATTTTCCCCTGTCGTTAAATCACTGAAAGCAAGTCCAATTTGTGAATCAAATGCTGTTAATGATGCAATAAAATTATTTTCCTTATCATGTATCCCTTTTCCATCCATAACGGTCCCAGGAGTAATAAGCTGGACAACTTCTCTTCTCACTACACCTTTTGCTTGTTTTGGATCCTCTGTTTGCTCACAAATGGCTACTTTATGACCTTTTAAAATAAGTTGTTCTATATAATTCGGTGCTGAATGATACGGGACTCCACACATTGGAATCCGTTCTTCTCCCCCACCATCTCTGCTTGTTAAGGTAATTTCGAGTTCTTGTGATGCTTGAATCGCATCATTAAAGAACATTTCATAAAAATCTCCTAAACGAAAAAATAAAAAGGCATCTTGATATTCTGCCTTAATCTTTAAATATTGCTGTATCATCGGCGTATAAGTTGCCATGTATATCCCCCACTATTAACGTAACGTTCTTTAAAAATCACATATCATTATATCATAAATCGACAAATTTCTGTGAATTTAGAGAGAGGGAATGATAGGAATCATTATCCCGAGTTTGCATAATATTATTATGACTACAAAAAAAGAAAACTAGGAGGACTAAACCTCCTAGTTATTCTTCAACATCGCCAACTAAAAATTCTGGATTTAAATCTTCAAATTCCTCTTCTAATTCTTCCCATTCTTCATCATTGTCATCATAACCATCAGGGTTTACATGTACACAAACTTTTGTTTCGCCAATCACTTCAGCCAGATGCTCTCGTTCTGCTTGAACGATGATTTTATTTCCATTTGGAGAAATGGTAACTTCTAAGCAGTTAGGTTGTTGTAATGCTTTACAGATGACTTCATGTTCATCATCAAGAAAGTTATCGTCTTTATATCTTAATTTGATGACATCAACATATTCTACACGCTCAGTAACAACCTCAGTTTTTGTGTTTTCATTGTAGGAATACCAAACGTTAATATCGTAAGTACCTTCTACTTCAACAGTATTCCCATTCTTTTGAGCATCATAATTATGGTTAATAATCCAGCCACCTAAAATGCTCGCAGGTTTTTGCGATGGTGAAATCGTATGTGTACATTGTGAAAATTTACGTCCTTTCGCAACAACTGCTTTTGTAATTATTTCTCTGTATTCAGACATTAGACCATACCCTCCTCAATAAATCTTCCTTTTAATCCTATGCTAGGCTAGTTACAATTGTGCCAATTAATTAACGAAAATGATGACAAGTTACGCCAATTCATGAAACGATATAGTTCATTGTATGCTTGGGATTCTAAATATTTGCCTAAAATTCAAAAAAGGTGCTACTTTAATATGAAAAATTTACACCCTCGAATGTTGCATTTTATGTTTGATTGAAAAAGGGTATGGTCATGTTTTTATTCGAAAGAAATAAAATAAGGGACTGACAGTTAATGTCAATCCCTTACTAATATGATTCGCAATATACTTGAACATAAACTCAAAAGGGCCATCGTTAGGCGAATGCCTTATTCGTGGTATTCCTAATGTGATAAGTCTAGGTTATGAACAACTTCCTCCAGAAGAATTACGAACTTTAGAACCCGTTTCACCAGCTAATAGATCGCCGCCAGTTGAAGAGATAATCTCATTCGTCACTTTGTTAGAAATTGTATGAGAAACAAGTTGAAGTAATTCGTTTACTTCTATTTGTGATTCTTGAAATTCCTGGATAATCGGTATTTCATCTAATTCATTTTGAATTTTTTCAATTTTTTCTTCAACCTTTTTTAAGGCTTCAGATTTATTATAATGCTGGAAGTTAACTGCTTGCTTTTGAAGACTTTTAATACTGGCAATCATTTCACGTACTTTTTGGTTTTCATTGATTTGAGCCTCTGCACGTTTAAAAAAATCAACTTCCTTTGATTCTGAAATCATTTGCGCAAGTTCACGAGCTTTTGCCACAATATCATCTTTTGTATAGATTGTCGTCATCTTATTTCACCTCAACCGCTTCTTCTATCATTTCTCCATTAAGCGTCCATGTTTTTGCTTTTGTAATTTTCACCTTTACAATCTGCCCAATCGCAGATTTAGGTGCTCTGAAGTTAACTAGCTTACTTTTTTCCGTATAGCCAGATAAAACATCAGGATTTTTTTTACTTTCCCCTTCAACTAAAACATTAACAATCTTACCTTCGTATTCTTTTAATTTCTTTGCAGATGTTTCATTTACAAGAGCATTTAAACGTTGAAGACG from Metabacillus sediminilitoris carries:
- the cotE gene encoding outer spore coat protein CotE translates to MSEYREIITKAVVAKGRKFSQCTHTISPSQKPASILGGWIINHNYDAQKNGNTVEVEGTYDINVWYSYNENTKTEVVTERVEYVDVIKLRYKDDNFLDDEHEVICKALQQPNCLEVTISPNGNKIIVQAEREHLAEVIGETKVCVHVNPDGYDDNDEEWEELEEEFEDLNPEFLVGDVEE
- a CDS encoding RicAFT regulatory complex protein RicA family protein, which codes for MTTIYTKDDIVAKARELAQMISESKEVDFFKRAEAQINENQKVREMIASIKSLQKQAVNFQHYNKSEALKKVEEKIEKIQNELDEIPIIQEFQESQIEVNELLQLVSHTISNKVTNEIISSTGGDLLAGETGSKVRNSSGGSCS